A single genomic interval of Macadamia integrifolia cultivar HAES 741 chromosome 6, SCU_Mint_v3, whole genome shotgun sequence harbors:
- the LOC122082161 gene encoding protein DYAD-like, translating into MVMVTEKTELIVSVKFPSNLSLRTYFDKDPSSRNPQDLAGKVQPALDEQFVIGSRLAKKIFMRQVPSSEVLKQKNLQSFWLVPLEVSESPSCVTKERLPDDPVVKGTCWSALKCAGQVHWGVRRQVTFIGRHKKKMSQPFLVSREGKEVEEEEDDDDEASLGKNRWSVERYKLAEEKLLGIMKEKEAVIGHPMLRPALREEARKHIGDTGLLDHLLKHMAGKVAPGAKERFRRRHNPEGAMEYWLENVNLVNIRKAAGVNDPYWIPPPGWKPGDSPSQHGACARELNLLKEEMAILKREVQELVYTKPHDGEAIGDGDDAKVNDEANATPTTPVDNSQLESATVATRPQEIYVNLVKRKAQLEQQLVEYSNSLKEMQEELGKLSSSSMQVENARSEIVIEEEQQKKEGKETSTDAAAEKEEDDGKGEAAEKKQKLRSGFRICKPQGTFLWPNMSIVGSNILSPLPTPHAESQVNVQVDQDLLVGPTTPSISSATSKPSLLTSVAPPLLTSNPQPSPSPVRPLAEKRGFTVTVSSSFVIPDQSTCLGEDNIRTTRTSTVIPHFNLNLDLNDDYVSCDAAAGKESIVGSDHDVAVVSSAGTTMTIGTDHVIHHHQRGNCSSSVGTWLALATPNPYLDSPTLLP; encoded by the exons ATGGTCATG GTGACTGAAAAGACTGAGCTCATTGTATCAGTGAAGTTTCCGAGTAATCTCTCTCTTCGAACTTACTTCGATAAAGACCCATCAAGCCGAAACCCACAGGATCTCGCAGGCAAAGTTCAACCCGCTCTAGACGAGCAGTTCGTCATTGGATCAAGACTAGcgaagaaaattttcatgagACAAGTTCCATCTTCTGAGGTATTAAAACAGAAGAACTTACAGAGCTTCTGGTTGGTACCTCTTGAAGTATCTGAAAGCCCAAGTTGTGTTACCAAGGAGAGATTACCGGATGACCCTGTGGTGAAGGGAACATGTTGGTCGGCTCTGAAATGTGCAGGTCAAGTGCACTGGGGAGTGCGCAGGCAAGTGACGTTTATCGGACGGCACAAGAAGAAAATGTCTCAACCATTTTTGGTTTCGagagaaggaaaggaggtagaagaagaggaggatgatgatgatgag GCGTCCTTGGGCAAGAACAGGTGGTCCGTGGAGAG GTATAAGCTGGCGGAGGAGAAATTGCTTGGgataatgaaagagaaggaggcGGTGATAGGGCACCCGATGCTTCGGCCAGCACTGAGGGAGGAGGCAAGGAAGCACATCGGTGATACAGGGCTGCTAGACCACCTCCTGAAGCACATGGCCGGGAAGGTTGCTCCAGGAGCCAAGGAGCGGTTCCGTCGAAGGCATAACCCAGAGGGAGCAATGGAATACTGGCTGGAGAACGTGAATCTGGTCAACATTCGGAAGGCGGCAGGAGTGAACGATCCTTACTGGATTCCACCACCTGGGTGGAAACCTGGCGACAGCCCATCTCAACACGGCGCTTGCGCTAGAGAGCTGAACCTGCTCAAGGAAGAAATGGCCATCCTTAAGAG AGAAGTGCAGGAGCTAGTCTATACGAAACCACACGATGGGGAAGCTATTGGTGATGGAGACGATGCTAAGGTGAACGACGAAGCTAATGCCACTCCAACGACTCCTGTTGATAATTCTCAGTTAGAATCTGCCACTGTGGCCACACGACCGCAg GAAATATACGTGAACCTGGTGAAGAGAAAAGCTCAACTCGAGCAACAGCTCGTCGAATATTCCAATTCGTTGAAGGAAATGCAG GAGGAGCTTGGGAAGCTATCTTCATCTTCGATGCAAGTGGAGAATGCGAGATCAGAGATAGTCattgaagaagaacaacaaaagaaagaaggaaaagagactAGTACTGATGCAGCGgctgagaaagaagaagacgatggAAAGGGAGAGGCGgcagaaaagaaacaaaagttaCGGAGTGGGTTCAGGATATGCAAGCCGCAGGGAACCTTCCTTTGGCCCAACATGAGCATAGTGGGCAGCAACATTTTGTCTCCTCTCCCTACCCCACATGCAGAGTCCCAGGTGAACGTACAGGTTGATCAGGATCTTCTCGTGGGCCCCACCACTCCCTCGATCTCTTCTGCCACGTCCAAACCCAGCCTCCTCACCAGCGTCGCTCCTCCTCTCCTTACTTCTAACCCGCAGCCAAGCCCGTCTCCAGTGAGACCTTTGGCCGAGAAAAGAGGCTTTACAGTGACCGTATCATCGTCGTTCGTCATACCTGATCAATCGACATGCCTGGGAGAAGACAACATTAGAACCACCAGGACAAGTACTGTCATTCCCCATTTTAACCTCAACCTCGACCTCAATGACGATTAT GTATCGTGTGATGCAGCAGCAGGAAAGGAGTCCATTGTGGGGTCCGATCATGACGTGGCAGTCGTTAGCAGTGCTGGTACGACGATGACAATAGGGACGGACCATGTGATCCACCATCACCAACGAGGGAACTGCTCTTCATCTGTGGGCACGTGGCTGGCTCTCGCCACACCAAACCCCTACTTGGATAGTCCTACCCTTCTTCCCTAG